The Onychomys torridus chromosome 2, mOncTor1.1, whole genome shotgun sequence sequence ggaaggaaatcaGAAACATGAAATTGGCAAAAATCCAGGAAGTGATATGTATGAAATTTGGAGGGCATAACTCTAGGTTGCTGATTTGATCACTTCTGGTGGCCTGCTCATCTCTGTCATCATTGGAGTCCATAAGGCTTGTAGATGACAACGCCTGTGGGAGTCGactctgtttgcttgtttgtttttcgagacaaggtttctctgtgtagctttgtgcctgtcctggaacttactatgtagaccaggctggcctcgaactcacagagatctgcctgcctctgcctcccgagtgctaggattaaaggcgtgccccaccattGCCCAGCCTCATCTCTCTTCAGTCATCTGAGTCCCAGGGAATGAATAGCTTGGGTTGTCAGTCAGATAGcaggtgcctttatctgctgagcctcCTGTGGCCCACACTTGCTGTACTTTAAAGTCAGttgcagggttggagagatggctcagtgattaagagtactcgCTACTCTTGCAGGGAACaggagttcggttcccagcacccacatggcacttcATAGCTGCTtatgactccagttctaggagaatggataccctcttctggcctctgtagatgGTGCATGGGTGTGGTGCGCTTACATgtggcaaagcactcatatacataaagcaaaagcaaaatctttggccaagcagtggtggcatgacctttaatcccagtattcaagattcagaggcagggggatctctgagttcgaggccagagtcAGCTACTTCACAATTGGAGTAGACCTGAAGTTGACCTTCCCTGACATACTGATCATTGAGTGTCTTAAGTCTCCTGAGTCTGACGGGCTCAGGTCTGATGACGGGCCTCTCTTGTGTGTGCAGGTTGGGGCGGTTCCTGGGTCTGTTTGGCTTTAGAGGCCCACAGATGGTTTCAGTTGTTCATGGGTTCtgctttctcccctcctcctctaaTGTATGGCCTCTACAGAGACTGCGCAGCTACTCCTCATAGTTTCTGATGGACGAGGCCTTTTCCTTGAAGGCAAAGACAGAGTCCTGGCGGCAGTCCAGGCTGCCCAGAATGCCAGCATCTTCGTCATTTTTGTTGTGTTGGATAATCCCAACTCACGGGTGAGTGATGGTCAAAAGCCACGATTCTGCAGATAAAGGGGCCCCTTGATCTTGCTCCGAAGTCTGTCTCAGCTGTCATCTAAGGTGCTGGTGCTTTGTACATCTTCTTCATTAAGCTTCCCACACGTGAAGAACATCCTTCCCAACACAGAAAGAACGTAGGTCATGAGTAGGAGAGCACGGAGTCCCAGACTTCACAAGCCCTCCTCTGGAGTCTAGGCTCCCTCTAGATGACAAGTATGGCAGTTGTCCCAGTGGGCCCTGAGCACCGGCCTCCCTCCCACCCAGCCTCGGGCCAGCTTGAGGAGCAGTAGCTGCGGATTGCACCAATGCTGGCAGGGCTAAGTGGGGACTCCTCCACACAGCACAGACACTGCTGCGAGGAAAGCAGCTTCATCTTTGTCCCTCTTCCTTGAACTGCCCCTTGTCCTAGAAGGGGAACTCAGAAGGAGCTGCTTTCTTCGTGAACGTTTTCGAAATTCCCCTTATGTAGGAATAAAAGATTTGTGAACTGACAAGATCACCAATGAGCTCGTGAAGagtctcatttatttttcctgtttctttccaaATGTCTTTTGTTAACAGGACTCTATCTTGGACATTAAAGTACCAATATTTAAAGGACCAGGAGAGATGCCCGAAATCCGATCTTACATGGAAGAGTTCCCATTTCCGTTTTACATCATTCTCCGAGATGTGAACGCACTTCCTGAGACCCTCAGTGATGCCCTGAGGCAGTGGTTTGAGCTGGTGACGGCATCTGACCACTCATAGAGCAGAAGCAGCCTGTGGTGAGGCTGTGTGAGCTCCCTTAGACAACTGTTTATGAACTCAGTGCTCTGATACTGCTTCATCTtggttctggtttgtttgttttttaatgtatccagcagttatttttaaaaatgattgcaCTATACGTTTGTATTACAACCTAGCAGAGCTTAGCACGAGCTCCTGAACTCCCGCAGTACTGAGCACTGAAGACTCACAAGCAGTGCCGGGCTCATGACTAGGGACAAGGTAGAGTCACACCGCCCCTCTCTGGAGTCCAGCCACCTACTTCCTCGGGCAGTGGCCTCAACACTTTCATGAGGAAATGCTTCCTGGACCATGGGGCTGCATCTGCCGGTCCTTTGGAGATCCTTTTGGTCCTCGCCTTACACTCTACATGTAGTGTTCCTTGGTGGGTGCTACTTACCCTGCTTAGAAAGCAGGGAAGGTAGCGAGAATGTTCTCATAACGTAACCAGCAGTATCTCAGCAAAGATGATCATAGAGCTGTGCAAAATGAAGCAGCTTTTTGTGCCCTTCACAGTGGCTGCTCGGGAGACTATGCAATAATGGAAGGGACCCCTTCCCCATTCTGACTGCCATAGCCCTGCTGTAAGTTATTCTTTAGCCGCCCTTCCCTCCTCACACTGCTCTCAGGCTGCCCTGAGCCAGTCTCCCTGCAGACAGGCATAAGGCTGTATCCACAAGAGCTGAACAGCTCATCTTCCTCGCTCACACCCAACATGGtagtggtgggttttgtttgctaGGAGGTGGGGGCGTGTTTCCTTGGCCAGAAAGCAGTGTTTGAATACTTGAAATCACGTGCTGTGTTCTATTTAAATGTTGTTTGTGGACAGTGTCTGTGCCTCTGTCTCCATGTCTGTTTGCAGCTTACACTGATGTGTGGCACCCTTACGTGATGGTCATCAAAGACAGGCTGCTTATTGTTTAACAGTGTCCGAAGCATGGACTTaaagttatattatttttattcagaaaCGCTATGCAGCTTATATTCTGAAAGCTATTAAATAATTGTTGAGTTAATCTTTGATCgttcttttattgattctttgaagatttcacattatgcatcctGCTCtcacccacctccccacccccatcctttctctgcccttgcaaccccccccccaaaaaaaatttttttaaaagaaaagccaagCAAAAAaaggtgggagggcagggagaatcTCATCGTGGAAGCTGtcgtgtggcccagtgagtcacacagttcacCCTTCAGTCCTTTTTATCTTCCCTTGCAAATGTTCGCTGGTCTCCCTCGAGGCCTCTGACATCTGCTTCACCATGGATAATGGGCTCTCCCTGGGGCTCCTTTTGGATGTCGTGTTATCCCATGTCCTGGAGATCCTTCTGTTTCGGAGCTGTGCGTTTGtccccttcacgtgctccagcagctcacagatgaggtggatgttagggtgggcctACTCCTGGCCCTGAGGAGGGGCCTCCCAAATCGTGCCTACAGAGAATAGTGTTTGACTAGTCAGATATCTACTAGAGCTGCGCTTGGGTGACAGACTTTAAATATACTACTATATTCAATTATAGTGTATATACCGTGTTTAATATACTATATTCAAATATACTAAAATATACTATATTTGAATGGTATGTTCACAcatacttttttggttttttgagatggtttctctgtgtaacagtcctgactgtcctggaactcgctttgtagatcaggctggtcttaaactcactgagatctgcttgcctctgcctcccaagtgctaggattaaagccatgtgccatcaccacctggcacatATACCATTCTTACTCagcattgtctgtctgtctgcttaccATTGCATAGCCCAACTTGGTGAAGTTCCACCTGTGCATCTCTGTAAAAGAGGCAGAGCACTCTGTCCTGTCCACCCGAcccaaatacccagcaaccacttcccaaattaccacacaggggcatatattaattatattatattaattataaatggctcaggcttattactaactagcccttacatttaaattaacccatttctattaatctatttattgccaCGTGGTCCATGTCTTAtcctctggcatcttgttccttgggcagctggcttgAGGCTCaactgcccttcttcatcccagtcctcagtttgattgtattgtctaactttatcctgccttgccataggccaaaacagctttattatcaaccaatgataccaacacacacacattcacagtgtagaGAAGGATCATCCCATAGCACGTCTTTATACTCCATCCAATCCCAACTAGTTGTCCATTGAGTGTAACTTCTGGACATCCAGCTCCCCTTTGCCTCTGACTGTACTGCAGCTTCCAGCCTGACATTCCAACCAATTGTTTGTCTTTGCTTATTCCACTTCTTGCTACTTGTGACATCCAAGTAGCTCTTCTCCAGGTGAAAACCCCCTTCAGAAGCAAGGTggagtggtgtatgcctttaatcccagcacttgggggcagaggcaggtgcatctctgagttcctggacagccagatcTACGTAGTGAgctgctgtctcaaaaaaaagaaaaccccttCAGAGCTCTGTGAGAAGGCTAGGCAAGCTTCTTACCTTGCCTGGCTCTCCcgtcccttccctccccaccactGGTGACAGCTAACCGGAGTTGCTGCAGTGTGCCAGTGTTCCTGTGTTGCCTGGAATCCTTCCTGAAGTGACTCAAGTAGTGCCGTCTTGCCCACTAAACGGTCACATCCACCTTGGCAGCACACTGAGGAATTTCCTCTGATcagatgaataaacaaaatacCTGCTAAATGTATAGCCAAAACAAATGTTACCTGGTTCCCTTGACTGACAATAATGTCATGGATTTTGTCTTTAGAAATGCTGTACCCCTGAGCTTCCGTGCTCAGAGCCTCTTTGGGGCAAGGGCCTGTCCTTGGTCATTGGCTAATGAAGGATTCCAAATTTGGCCTTATTATGTGTGGTAGTCTGTAACTTTCTCATCTGAACTATGAGAAGGCCCAGGGAAATTGCCCCCTCCCCACAGGACTTAGCCTCACTCCAGACCTTCCCAGCTAGGGAGAGAGGATGTgggtgggagttgggggctgAAGACATTCTGTGCCTCGTACTGAGTCCAGAGATGGCTGTGGTGTCTGCTCTACTCCCGGACAAAATAGATTGAGTCCTTCTGGTTCTGAATGAAGTTCTGGTTGAGAAGGCCAGGCTTCCGAAGGAGCCTTAAGGGCTAAGAAGGCCAGGCCTCCTGAGGAGCCCTCTTAAGGTCTAGGTAGGAAATCCCTGACAAGAAGCTGTCCCTTGCCCTCTCATACTATATTGGGACACCAGTAGAGGACCTGGGATTCTGATTCTGCCTTCCATGAGTGTTTGGGAGATCTGGGTTTTGAATGGCTGGCTGGCCAAATTGTGTAAGTGACTGGATGTGTTCTGGACAGGTTTCTGCCCAGAGGGTAGGTAGCGTTCTTGTTATTAGTGTTTCTGTCTTGTATCCTCTGGTTCTGTCACAGGGAGAGAGCTGCTCTGTTCTCCAGGCTCGCTTTGACTTAGTGGTGACCAGAACTTGGGGTATGCTTCACCTTTTAGGTAGTGATCTGTTGCCCTTGTCTCCTTTGGTCCAGGAGTTGTGCTAATTCCTTCCCAGGATTATATTGATGcttccaggtagatctctgaatttgaggccagcctggtctaacagagagagtttcaggacagccagggctacacagagataccctgtcttccaaaaccaaaaactcaaagaaaaacaacaaacttgTAACAGAAAAGATTAATAGTTAAAAGTCTAtgtacagccaggcggtggtggcgcacgcctttaatcctagcacttgggaggcagagccaggcggatctctgtgagttcgaggccagcctgggctaccaagtgagttccaggaaaggtgcaaagctacacagagaaaccctgtctcaaaaaacaaaaacaaaaaacaaaacaaacaacaacaacaacaacaaaaacaaagtctaTGTACAGGTAATCCTAATTTGTGACAGTATGCCATGTTCTTGTCACTgttctgctgtgaagagacacatgaccaaggccaagcatttaattgggggtttgctCACAGCCCCAGAAGCTTGGTCCATGGTCACCTTGGCAGGGAGCATAGTGGTTCACAGGTAggcctggtgctggagaaatagcagAGAGAACTGGATCTAgcgtgagcttttgaaacctctgTGCCACCCCAAGTGACTAAGCAGtgaaatatatgagcttatggggtcaTTTTTTgctcttgatttttgagacatggtttctctgtgtagcctcagctgtcctggaactagttctgtagatgtagatcaggctagcttcaGCTCAGAGATCGccccctgcttcccaagtgtgagggattacaggcgtgcgacaccaccgccgCCCTTCTTATGGGGCTATTCCTACGCAAACCACCACTTACGTCATTTGGGTTCAacttaaaggaaatgaaatttcaaaaaaacaaaaaaagaaaaacaaaaaaataaacatccaggcatggtggcgcatgcttttaatcccagcactctggaggcagaggcaggtggatctctgtgaattcaaggccagcctgggctaccaagtgagttccaggacagtcagggctacacagtgaaaccctgtcttgaaaaacaaaacaaaacaaaaacaacaaaacaacaggaTGGTAAGAGAAAAATGTTAATGAGGGTGATAAAATGTGAGGTGATATTTTCAGTCTAGTGGTGGGAAAAGAACTTAGATCCATATTACGCcataaataaaacaacttttaGACGGAGTAAAAATATTTAGAGCGAACTGATCAGTACAATACAATTTTACAACACCTGTGAGTCAAAGATGAAACTGTAAAGTCTCATAAGAAACAAACACGTTAATGTAGAGCATAATGTATAAAGAAATTACCCACGGGCCACTGAAAGGGCTCAGTCAATAAAGGTACTTCCCACCAACCCTGATtgcttgagtttgatcctcaagCTCCCACAATAGAGAAAAATTGAGAAAAGCACACGGCGTTAAGCATTACTCATGATGCTGTGAAAGTAAACACTGAGAATTAGTTACAGGCATCTGGAGCTGTTCTGAGCAGTTACATACGACACACTGCgaggtgtgtggtgtgggggggaCAAGACAAAAAAGCCAGCGGCCCCATGAGTAGGGAAAGAGCACGGAACCACAGCGATCGCGGCGACTCCCGGCTGGAGGGGAAAGCTCAGAGAAAAAGCAGCTTGCCGGATGCAAGGTGAAATGGCTAGTTTAAAGGTCAGTCTTTTCAGTTACACATCAGGGGTGCTCAAAAGGCGCGCAATTTCTCCCCTCCGGTGAAAAGCCTAAGTTCCTCGCGGCGCTGGAGGTGGGTAAGCAAGCCCCCAGCACAAACTCAAGACTCAGGCGTCGGGCTCCTAGGGACCGGGCTCGCCCGCCTCCTACTTCCGCTTCCGTGGTCCAGTCGGCCCAGGCTCCACTTCCGCTCTTGCGCACGCACCAGGCGGCTGCCTCGGGAGGCGGCATGGCGTCCTCTCGCTTGCCTCCCACGGCGCTGACGCTGAAGCAGGTACCGGGGTTCTCCCAGCCCCGCGGCCCCCGGCCCGCCTCGAGCGGTAGTAGCTCGGCTCgcagcctcagcctcccgaggGCGGGGGGTGGCTGGTGTGCACTACCCAGGCAGACCGCCGGGATGGACTTTGGCTTTGGTCTTGCGCTGTTTGAGGACCCAAGGGACGTTTGTGGTTACAGTTTGTTTGCTGAGGTGGAGCCGGCGGGGATTCAGttgtaatttgcatttctccTTCCCCGAGCAGTTCATGAGAAGGCAACAAGTCCTCCTCCTCTACAGAAAGATTTTGCGAGCGATTAGGCAAGTTCCAGGTGATGCTGACCGAAAGTACCTTCAGGACTGGGCCAGGGAAgaattcaaaagaaacaaaagtgcCACAGAAGAGGTGAGAGCGAGACCCTCCTGAGGCCGCCTCCTTTGTCCTGTTGTGTTGTTGACCTTGTGAAGTTTAGCGAACATCTTGGAATCTGCCACTAAGGTGGCTCGTTTTTAAACACtgctgacaccccccccccccccggtattttaaatgtgttatgCATGTTATGCAGCATCAGCATCTGGCTTTGCACGTGTAGCCTAGCTTCTGGCATGCACTTCCCACTGTTGGTTTCTTGTTGGGGGTGCCTTTGTGTGTAGGGATTGAATGTAGAGCCTTGGGCATGGAAAGCCACCACCTGTCACCAGCCATTGTTGGTTCTTGAATGTAGCAGATGAAATGCTAGAACTGTGCCCTGGTTAACCTGGTGAAAGCAGTGACTGGATTCCCCTTTCTTCTACAGGATACAATCCGTATGATGATTACTCAAGGCAATATGCAGCTAAAGGAATTAGAAAGGACATTGGCTTTAGCAAAATCTTAACTGAAAGGTTTTCAGATTGCCATGCCTTTTGCACAGGCTCACAGCTACTGTCACGAAGCACCAGTAGCACATGGAAAGATGATCACACTAATCACAGATGCTCATCAAGGCGTTAACATTTCCACTGCAGTGGCTGCGATTACAAAGTGAACTGACGTGAAGATGGGAGCTTGGAACCTACATTGCTCAGGTGAAGGTAGACTATcagcagccactttggaaaacagactACTAGTTCTTGAAAAGGTAACAAGATGGGGTTGTAACAAAGGGTCTACGGTGAAGGATCttgaggccaagaacctgagtctgacccctggaacccacatgtgGAAAGGAGAAACCACCAcagaaagttgccctctgacctccacacaggcactgtggcacataaagtaaaaccaaaaaaaggcGACACAGAGTTCTTCAAACTTCAGCAGGTCTTGGCTTTAACCAAGAGAAAACTGAAGCCACGCCTATAAAAGGGTATGCAGAGTTCagcatttcttgtttgtttggttttgagataggttttccctttgtaggctaggctggcttcaaacccagaggtccacctgcctctgcctcttgaatgcttggattaaaggtgtatgccaccaccaccatctgagTTTAGCATTCTTCATGATAACCAGATACTGGATTCAGAATATCCATTAACTGGTACTTGGGTATATCAAATGTAGTGTGTTGtacaataaaatgttattttgcaATAAAAATGAGTGAAGAACTGCCTCATGCTCCCCATGGGTGACCTTGATAACACCATTAAGTTAGAGACGCTAACTATAAAGCCTCTGCTTCTGCTTGTAGTGGGTACTGCCTTAGGCTGTGCACAGGACAGGGCTGCTTGGAGGGACTCAGAGGATAACAGAGTTAGAGTGTGTCAGCTTTACAACGCTGATCTGAACATTTTAAGAATATACTGAGGTCCATTTGAGTGAGAGGATGTGATTAAGCTCACAGACACCCTTAGTATAAAACAGGGGATGCCTTGCCATTCACAGTGTACATTTCTCCATTTGCTGCACGAAACACTCTAATGAAAATGTTTACAACAAACACAATCGTGTCCAAATTTTAAATCAGCTAGAGTTAGATCTGCAGTTCTCCTGCTGTGAAGGTAAGGTTCACAGTCCAGGGGAGATAAATGTTTTTTGGTTAGAAA is a genomic window containing:
- the Lyrm2 gene encoding LYR motif-containing protein 2 produces the protein MASSRLPPTALTLKQFMRRQQVLLLYRKILRAIRQVPGDADRKYLQDWAREEFKRNKSATEEDTIRMMITQGNMQLKELERTLALAKS